A region from the Flavobacteriales bacterium genome encodes:
- a CDS encoding transglutaminase domain-containing protein, producing the protein MRTPIPIFLVLFSARVWAQDPTQVLEEYRSQWKDQPGVFIKMNTTVRIQKTDDGVVATKTVEHERIALKAPSGQSEQDEVGYSGLVPLEEINAWTMVPKDKSYKKFTVTEFKHRDEIDDQVFHDDSRSVQFLYPAMSTGAIAHLDYTVRYPDARMVTGHYFASGYPVKESILTVIVDKDVDVDGTVFHAPEGALKRETTTERGKTVHRWTMSNVAAVQFEDDAPGFRYFMPHVQLVVRKPGEKGGTDLERMYAWNREHIRSVMLDDDTALVRIAKDVTEGLSDDRAKAAALYTWVQDHIKYIAVEDGMNGLIPAKPAEVCKARYGDCKGMANLLRSLFANAGLKAHLVWVGSRALPYRYDELPSPVADDHMITAWEHDGEFLLLDPTSNETPFGMPSGFIQGKQALIALDEEHFKVVDVPVMPAVMNNMVDTVRARLEGGVLKGTGHMTFTGYQRGYMSDLFKAVEKKRWKEVLRTRFMKVNNRFQLDTVYVTGLNDRTGPLVMHYTFTLPGATTSTADEEYLPRVMVNSLRNRNYRKDRLLPVEEDYLWMHEEHVFIDLPPGTIVAHVPQPAVHDGPGHGYSMTASSTPATKDHGAVLEVHNAFRMEKLMLQPVDLVAWRTMMDQLDRDMNRTIVLNIKP; encoded by the coding sequence ATGCGAACCCCCATCCCGATCTTCCTTGTGCTTTTCTCCGCCCGGGTGTGGGCCCAGGACCCGACCCAGGTGCTGGAGGAGTACCGCAGCCAGTGGAAAGACCAACCCGGGGTGTTCATCAAAATGAACACCACCGTGCGCATCCAGAAAACCGACGACGGCGTGGTGGCCACCAAGACCGTTGAGCACGAGCGCATAGCCTTGAAAGCCCCCTCGGGCCAAAGCGAGCAGGATGAGGTGGGCTACAGCGGACTTGTCCCGTTGGAAGAGATCAACGCCTGGACGATGGTGCCCAAGGACAAGAGCTACAAGAAGTTCACCGTCACCGAGTTCAAGCACCGCGACGAGATCGACGACCAGGTTTTCCATGACGATAGCCGTAGCGTCCAGTTCCTCTACCCGGCCATGTCCACCGGTGCCATTGCGCACTTGGACTATACAGTGCGGTATCCCGATGCCCGGATGGTGACCGGCCACTACTTCGCCTCGGGCTACCCCGTCAAGGAAAGCATCCTCACGGTGATCGTGGACAAGGATGTGGACGTTGACGGTACCGTCTTCCACGCGCCGGAGGGGGCCTTGAAGCGCGAGACCACGACCGAGCGCGGCAAGACCGTTCATCGTTGGACGATGAGCAATGTCGCGGCCGTTCAATTCGAGGATGATGCTCCGGGGTTCAGGTACTTCATGCCGCACGTGCAACTGGTGGTGCGCAAGCCGGGCGAAAAAGGCGGCACCGACCTGGAGCGCATGTACGCGTGGAACCGCGAGCACATCCGCAGTGTGATGCTCGATGACGACACTGCCCTTGTGCGCATTGCCAAGGACGTCACTGAAGGACTGTCGGACGATCGCGCCAAGGCGGCTGCGCTCTACACCTGGGTGCAGGACCACATCAAGTACATCGCCGTGGAGGACGGCATGAACGGCCTGATTCCAGCGAAGCCGGCTGAAGTGTGCAAAGCGCGTTACGGCGATTGCAAGGGCATGGCCAATCTGTTGCGGAGCCTTTTCGCCAACGCAGGCCTCAAAGCGCACTTGGTATGGGTGGGCTCACGTGCACTACCGTACCGCTACGACGAACTCCCCTCACCCGTGGCCGATGACCACATGATCACGGCGTGGGAGCACGACGGGGAATTCCTGCTGTTGGACCCGACGAGCAACGAAACCCCGTTCGGCATGCCCAGCGGCTTCATCCAAGGCAAACAGGCGCTCATCGCGCTGGACGAGGAGCACTTCAAGGTGGTGGATGTCCCCGTCATGCCAGCCGTCATGAACAACATGGTGGATACTGTACGAGCGCGTCTTGAGGGCGGCGTCCTGAAAGGTACCGGGCACATGACATTCACCGGTTACCAGCGCGGGTACATGAGCGATCTGTTCAAAGCCGTTGAGAAAAAACGCTGGAAGGAAGTGCTGCGCACGCGGTTCATGAAGGTGAACAACCGCTTCCAGTTGGACACCGTGTATGTGACCGGTCTCAACGACCGCACAGGGCCATTGGTGATGCACTACACGTTCACATTGCCCGGCGCCACCACGTCCACTGCTGACGAGGAATACTTGCCCCGCGTGATGGTGAACTCCCTGCGCAACCGCAACTACAGAAAGGACCGCCTATTGCCCGTTGAAGAAGACTACCTCTGGATGCACGAGGAGCACGTCTTCATTGACCTGCCCCCGGGAACGATCGTCGCCCATGTGCCGCAACCCGCTGTCCACGATGGCCCTGGCCATGGCTACTCCATGACCGCTTCCTCAACCCCGGCCACCAAGGACCATGGCGCCGTGCTGGAGGTCCACAATGCCTTCCGCATGGAGAAGCTCATGCTCCAGCCCGTGGACCTGGTCGCTTGGCGTACCATGATGGACCAACTGGACCGCGACATGAACCGCACCATCGTTCTGAACATCAAACCATGA
- a CDS encoding DUF3857 domain-containing protein, whose product MKSSLLTVAFVLAGLGSTAQHELIKDHELGKAPVVPAEVKTMTEDIVILRRTVINDIQEEAGDMFEYSLAHYTIFLRDAGAIEKENKVYVSLNNAIDVVKVEARSIMPDGTVHVLEQADFKRASDDEERGSYLYFAFEGLVPGSIIDYYHVVKRSPNLRGDSETLQAGAPILRQDVHLLNPSRLVYKSKSYQGVPEALHDTSDASTQHMRWEMSNVPALENEESANMGAAKMRICYKLDRIPDRNMKDFSGYVNATKLYHGIIYQEGAPKQKKDIAALVKKMEIPKGADELTKVRLAEDYIKTHFQLLDQNVDELLLVESVLKNKAAGTVGAMALMCAVLRELGVDHQIVVTSDRMRIPFDKDFESYLFLQDMALYLPTLNKYMDPTDAALRLGYMDSGNMGNHGLFIKNFEVGDAVTGVGTVKYIEPLPDHATVHDHIFDIRIGPDADACEMDFVNKLTGYYATLQCYYALLDEEKRTELQHNLVEYLVENSEEQSLTAENGESKLFGVEPFVIKGKVKTRKFSASAGDKMLFKVGELIGPQVEMYSEKPRKLPVDDDFNRQFNRSITITLPEGWKPQNLADFNIDKHLDTDGKRQLAFESKATQEGNIVKIDIAEYYQQCRLPLEQYEGYRTVVNAAADFNKLALVLVKG is encoded by the coding sequence ATGAAGAGTTCCCTCCTCACTGTTGCTTTCGTGCTTGCCGGCCTGGGGTCGACCGCCCAACATGAACTGATCAAGGATCACGAACTCGGCAAAGCTCCCGTGGTACCCGCTGAGGTGAAAACCATGACCGAGGACATCGTCATCCTCCGCCGTACCGTCATCAACGACATCCAGGAAGAGGCCGGCGATATGTTCGAGTACAGCCTGGCGCACTACACCATTTTCCTTCGCGACGCCGGTGCCATCGAGAAGGAAAACAAAGTGTACGTGAGCCTCAACAATGCCATCGACGTGGTGAAGGTGGAGGCGCGGAGCATCATGCCCGACGGAACGGTACATGTGCTGGAGCAAGCCGATTTCAAACGGGCCAGCGACGACGAGGAACGTGGGAGCTATCTCTACTTCGCCTTCGAGGGCTTGGTACCCGGCAGCATCATCGACTACTACCATGTTGTGAAACGAAGCCCCAATCTGCGCGGCGACAGTGAGACGTTGCAAGCGGGAGCTCCCATCCTGCGCCAGGACGTGCACCTGTTGAACCCTTCTCGACTTGTTTACAAGAGCAAGAGCTACCAAGGTGTTCCCGAAGCGCTGCATGACACCAGTGACGCCAGCACCCAGCACATGCGCTGGGAAATGAGCAACGTGCCGGCCCTCGAGAATGAAGAAAGCGCCAACATGGGCGCCGCCAAAATGCGCATCTGCTACAAGCTTGACCGCATCCCCGACCGCAACATGAAGGATTTCAGCGGCTACGTCAATGCGACCAAGCTGTACCACGGCATCATCTACCAGGAGGGTGCACCGAAGCAGAAGAAAGACATCGCCGCTCTGGTGAAGAAGATGGAGATCCCCAAGGGCGCCGATGAACTCACCAAGGTGCGGCTGGCCGAGGACTACATCAAGACGCACTTCCAGCTGCTTGACCAGAACGTGGATGAGTTGCTGCTGGTGGAGAGCGTGCTGAAGAACAAGGCGGCGGGTACCGTGGGGGCCATGGCTCTCATGTGCGCCGTACTGCGCGAACTGGGCGTTGACCACCAGATCGTGGTGACAAGCGACCGCATGCGGATCCCATTTGACAAGGATTTCGAGAGCTACCTGTTCTTGCAGGACATGGCGCTCTACCTCCCCACGCTGAACAAATACATGGACCCGACCGATGCGGCCCTACGCCTCGGCTACATGGACAGTGGCAACATGGGCAACCATGGGTTGTTCATCAAGAACTTCGAGGTGGGTGACGCAGTGACGGGCGTGGGAACAGTGAAGTACATCGAACCCCTCCCCGACCACGCCACAGTGCACGACCACATCTTCGATATCCGCATTGGCCCTGATGCAGACGCATGCGAGATGGACTTCGTGAACAAACTGACCGGCTATTACGCTACACTGCAATGCTACTACGCGCTGCTCGATGAGGAGAAACGCACCGAACTCCAGCACAACCTCGTGGAATACCTGGTGGAGAACAGTGAAGAGCAGTCGCTCACGGCCGAGAACGGCGAGAGCAAGCTCTTCGGCGTGGAGCCCTTCGTCATCAAAGGCAAGGTGAAGACACGCAAGTTCAGCGCGAGCGCAGGCGACAAAATGCTCTTCAAGGTTGGCGAACTGATCGGCCCCCAAGTGGAGATGTACAGTGAGAAGCCGCGCAAGCTGCCCGTCGACGACGACTTCAACCGGCAGTTCAACCGCAGTATCACCATCACGCTGCCTGAAGGTTGGAAACCGCAGAACTTGGCCGACTTCAACATCGACAAGCACCTGGATACGGACGGCAAGCGGCAACTGGCCTTCGAGAGCAAAGCCACGCAAGAGGGGAACATCGTGAAGATCGACATCGCTGAATACTACCAGCAATGCCGGCTCCCGCTCGAACAATATGAAGGCTATCGCACTGTGGTGAACGCGGCCGCCGATTTCAACAAGCTGGCCCTGGTGCTCGTGAAGGGCTAA
- the mnmH gene encoding tRNA 2-selenouridine(34) synthase MnmH yields the protein MHSLAIEDFLRLPRPILDVRSPGEFARGHIPGAVNLPLFTDEERALVGTVYKQQGRDAAVLVGLRAVGPRMAAMVERASVVAPDRNVRVHCWRGGERSGSVGWLLDKAGFVEVATLRKGYKGFRAHVHQSFGAQLQLRVLGGYTGTGKTETLGYMKALGAQVVDLEALAHHKGSSFGAIGELPQPSTEQFENLLWHALQQVDPTRPVWVEDESMMVGRAKIPDAFFNAMRSAPLAFAEMPIEQRADRLVKDYGRFPVEELAAATKRIEKRMGPQHCKAALDALAAGDLRSTAVLALGYYDKTYAFGLGKRDATCVMRFPADANDLRGLAERLMAYDHG from the coding sequence CTGCACTCGCTCGCGATCGAGGATTTCCTCAGGCTGCCGCGTCCCATCCTGGACGTGCGCTCACCGGGCGAATTCGCTCGCGGCCATATACCCGGCGCGGTGAACCTGCCGCTCTTCACCGACGAGGAGCGGGCGCTGGTGGGCACGGTCTACAAACAACAGGGCAGGGATGCTGCCGTCCTGGTGGGGCTGCGCGCTGTAGGGCCAAGAATGGCCGCTATGGTGGAGCGTGCGTCGGTGGTTGCCCCCGATCGCAACGTGCGGGTGCATTGTTGGCGGGGCGGGGAGCGCAGTGGAAGCGTGGGCTGGCTGTTGGACAAGGCAGGCTTCGTTGAGGTTGCGACGCTTCGCAAAGGCTACAAAGGATTCCGTGCTCACGTGCACCAGAGCTTCGGTGCTCAACTGCAGCTGCGCGTGCTTGGCGGCTATACGGGCACCGGCAAAACGGAAACGCTTGGGTACATGAAGGCGTTGGGCGCGCAGGTGGTCGACCTTGAAGCGCTGGCCCACCACAAGGGCAGCAGCTTCGGCGCCATCGGCGAACTTCCGCAGCCTTCCACTGAGCAATTCGAGAACCTGCTGTGGCACGCGCTGCAACAAGTGGATCCCACCAGGCCGGTGTGGGTGGAGGACGAAAGCATGATGGTCGGCCGGGCGAAGATCCCCGATGCCTTTTTCAACGCCATGCGCAGTGCACCGCTCGCGTTCGCCGAGATGCCCATTGAACAGCGCGCTGACCGGCTGGTGAAGGACTATGGCCGGTTCCCCGTTGAGGAACTGGCCGCTGCCACCAAACGGATCGAGAAGCGGATGGGACCGCAACATTGCAAAGCCGCCTTGGACGCACTGGCCGCAGGTGACCTGCGCTCGACCGCCGTGCTTGCCCTAGGGTACTACGATAAGACATACGCCTTCGGCCTGGGTAAACGCGACGCTACTTGTGTGATGCGCTTCCCGGCCGACGCCAACGACCTTCGCGGTCTGGCCGAACGCCTAATGGCCTATGACCATGGCTGA
- a CDS encoding phosphatase PAP2 family protein, giving the protein MHNRALVPFLVVLLAWVGVAVGLMVGTDQLELHQRINAALPAWADPFFVYGTHLADGYLTAAIALAFLWRNWRSMLLVGASSLLSSFIVQFVKRNVFAAHRPGYYLEQMPGLRVPDGVALMHHFSFPSGHSTAAFALCLSLALLINQRGWAVALAVGAVLLAGSRVWISQHFTEDVLAGGLLGVFCAWLMHALLFGRWRNVEWLDRSPFRRPRKGWGDEP; this is encoded by the coding sequence ATGCACAACCGCGCCTTGGTTCCCTTTCTCGTGGTCCTGCTCGCTTGGGTGGGCGTGGCGGTGGGGCTGATGGTGGGTACCGATCAGCTTGAACTCCACCAACGCATCAACGCGGCTTTGCCTGCATGGGCCGACCCGTTCTTCGTGTACGGCACCCACTTGGCGGACGGTTATTTGACTGCGGCGATCGCCTTGGCCTTTCTCTGGCGGAATTGGCGCAGCATGTTGCTGGTCGGCGCGTCGTCCTTGCTGAGTTCTTTCATCGTGCAATTCGTCAAGCGGAACGTTTTTGCCGCGCACCGTCCTGGATACTATCTGGAACAGATGCCCGGGTTGCGTGTGCCGGACGGGGTTGCACTGATGCACCACTTCAGTTTTCCGAGCGGGCACAGTACGGCCGCCTTCGCGCTTTGCTTATCGTTGGCACTGCTCATCAACCAGCGCGGTTGGGCCGTTGCCCTCGCAGTGGGTGCGGTGCTGCTGGCGGGAAGCCGGGTGTGGATCAGCCAGCATTTCACCGAGGACGTGTTGGCCGGTGGGCTGCTCGGTGTTTTCTGCGCATGGCTGATGCACGCGCTCCTTTTTGGACGATGGCGGAACGTCGAGTGGCTCGACCGGTCGCCGTTCAGACGACCACGAAAGGGGTGGGGCGATGAGCCCTGA
- a CDS encoding alpha/beta hydrolase, protein MRTSSVLLAFGAVLALHAQDYVTPDQYTFRVDSNVVYGVDTNYLGLTDTLLLDVYTPNNADTKRPLVVFVHGGNWLGGCKDDPSGIVPLLHQFVKRGYVVASVNYRLGWHKDDWVGDPVAGWPISLWPITYRTFYAADSLEMVRAIYRGQQDVKGAIRFMKGRAELDSVCTDKVFVGGESAGGFVALAAAFLDSPNEKPLACGALPDAPIPYFKTLNGTAFNCVVDSFTAGSQELARPDLGPVDGDLNQNGHDASVKGVANFYGGVPHDAFALDWWQGADTPAVYLYHQTCDGIVMFDRGRPITTISAYCNLGSTPWHTNYPFLFGSGRIADTFAGMSAPPTYTTDFESCAMFDPNWALFECQRYGNNGSYHYTANHALRGQNLATFWAPMASDPGACLGMGQLAIPIAAFALWPNPASDVVQFSHPDLGAGRILVEVLDAPGRLVHSNSIVVTDNAGLLDLPPGLAPGLYRLRLVRSTALLCGAFSIVR, encoded by the coding sequence ATGCGCACATCATCCGTCCTTCTCGCGTTCGGAGCCGTTCTGGCCCTGCATGCCCAAGACTACGTGACACCGGACCAGTACACGTTCAGGGTGGACAGCAACGTGGTCTATGGCGTCGACACGAATTACCTGGGCCTCACGGACACCTTGTTGCTTGACGTTTACACGCCCAACAATGCCGATACCAAGCGACCGCTGGTGGTCTTCGTGCACGGCGGCAATTGGCTCGGGGGCTGCAAGGACGACCCCTCCGGCATCGTTCCGTTACTGCACCAGTTCGTGAAGCGGGGTTATGTGGTGGCCAGCGTGAACTACAGGCTGGGCTGGCACAAGGACGATTGGGTGGGCGACCCGGTGGCGGGCTGGCCCATCAGCTTGTGGCCCATCACATACCGCACCTTCTATGCGGCCGATAGCCTGGAAATGGTGCGCGCCATCTATCGCGGCCAGCAAGACGTGAAGGGTGCGATCCGCTTTATGAAGGGCCGCGCCGAATTGGACAGTGTTTGCACGGACAAGGTCTTCGTAGGCGGCGAGAGCGCTGGGGGCTTCGTGGCGTTGGCTGCGGCGTTCCTCGACTCGCCCAATGAAAAGCCCTTGGCTTGCGGTGCGCTTCCCGATGCGCCCATTCCCTATTTCAAAACGCTTAATGGCACCGCATTCAACTGCGTGGTGGACAGCTTCACGGCTGGTTCGCAGGAATTGGCGCGGCCCGACCTAGGGCCCGTGGATGGCGACCTTAACCAGAACGGCCATGATGCCAGTGTGAAGGGCGTGGCGAACTTCTATGGTGGTGTTCCTCACGATGCCTTTGCCCTGGATTGGTGGCAGGGGGCCGACACCCCGGCGGTGTACCTCTACCACCAAACCTGCGACGGCATCGTGATGTTCGACCGCGGCCGACCGATCACCACCATCAGCGCGTACTGCAACCTGGGCAGCACCCCGTGGCACACCAACTATCCGTTCCTGTTCGGCAGTGGCCGCATCGCCGACACGTTCGCTGGTATGTCCGCGCCCCCCACCTACACCACCGACTTCGAGAGTTGTGCCATGTTCGACCCCAACTGGGCCCTGTTCGAGTGCCAGCGCTACGGCAACAACGGCAGCTACCACTACACGGCGAACCACGCGCTTCGCGGGCAGAACCTCGCCACGTTCTGGGCGCCTATGGCCAGCGACCCCGGGGCTTGCTTAGGCATGGGCCAGCTCGCAATACCTATAGCGGCATTCGCGCTATGGCCCAATCCGGCTAGCGATGTCGTGCAATTCTCGCATCCAGACCTGGGCGCCGGTCGCATCTTGGTGGAAGTCCTGGACGCTCCCGGACGGCTCGTACACAGCAACTCGATCGTAGTAACCGATAACGCCGGCTTGTTGGACCTGCCCCCGGGTCTCGCGCCGGGACTCTACCGGCTGCGCTTGGTCCGATCCACGGCGTTGCTTTGTGGCGCCTTCAGCATTGTGCGCTAG
- a CDS encoding sorbosone dehydrogenase family protein, producing MSGRWHSNWPWLAFAPLLCLGVCQPALLGGDPRLEDIKLPDGFTIEVFAEGVNGARQLCMGDRGTLFVSSRDKNVHALTDEDGDGRPERLRVIAQGLVMPNGVAFKDGSLYVAEVHRILRYDSIEYKLDTPLQPVVVFDRFPTEKHHGWKYIAIGPDGRLYVPVGAPCNICLSQDSIYASITSMELDGTDLRIEANGVRNTVGFDWDPRDGRFWFTDNGRDMMGNDMPSCELNALSERGEHFGYPFCHQGDTLDPEFDSGKDCSDYTAPVLKLGPHVAPLGMKFYRGGMFPDAYRNAIFIAEHGSWNRSTPIGYRVKVATQDAEGRWQQQVFADGWLKGNAAWGRPVDVLELPDGSLLISDDAADMIYRITYRSK from the coding sequence ATGAGCGGTCGCTGGCACAGCAACTGGCCTTGGTTGGCATTCGCACCCTTGCTCTGCCTGGGTGTGTGCCAACCGGCCTTGCTGGGCGGCGACCCCAGACTGGAAGATATCAAGCTGCCGGACGGTTTTACCATTGAGGTATTTGCCGAGGGCGTGAACGGGGCCAGGCAGTTGTGCATGGGCGACCGTGGGACGCTGTTCGTGAGCAGCCGCGACAAGAACGTGCACGCCTTGACCGACGAGGACGGCGACGGTAGACCGGAGCGCTTGCGCGTGATCGCGCAAGGGCTGGTGATGCCGAACGGAGTGGCCTTCAAGGACGGTTCGCTTTATGTGGCCGAGGTGCATCGCATACTCCGCTACGATAGCATCGAATACAAGTTGGACACCCCGCTACAACCGGTGGTGGTGTTCGATCGTTTCCCGACGGAAAAGCACCACGGATGGAAGTACATCGCAATAGGGCCGGATGGGCGGCTCTACGTTCCCGTGGGCGCGCCGTGCAACATCTGCCTCAGCCAAGACAGCATCTACGCGAGCATCACCAGCATGGAATTGGACGGCACGGACCTGCGTATTGAAGCGAACGGCGTGCGCAACACCGTCGGGTTCGATTGGGACCCACGCGATGGCCGGTTCTGGTTCACCGACAACGGGCGCGACATGATGGGCAACGACATGCCCAGTTGCGAGTTGAACGCGCTCAGCGAACGCGGTGAGCATTTCGGGTATCCGTTCTGCCACCAAGGCGACACGCTCGACCCGGAATTCGACAGCGGCAAGGATTGTTCAGACTACACCGCCCCGGTGCTCAAGCTCGGCCCGCATGTGGCACCGTTGGGCATGAAGTTCTACCGTGGGGGCATGTTCCCCGATGCATATCGCAACGCCATCTTCATTGCTGAGCATGGGAGCTGGAACCGCAGCACACCCATCGGATACCGGGTGAAAGTGGCCACGCAGGACGCTGAAGGGCGCTGGCAACAGCAAGTGTTCGCCGATGGCTGGCTCAAAGGGAACGCCGCCTGGGGCCGTCCGGTTGACGTATTGGAGCTACCGGATGGAAGTTTGCTCATCAGCGACGACGCCGCCGACATGATCTACCGGATCACCTACCGCAGCAAGTAA
- the selD gene encoding selenide, water dikinase SelD — MADNKEPVRLTQHSHGAGCGCKIAPAQLELILKSALGTLPEPRLLVGYGTRDDAAVYELGDGRCIISTTDFFSPIVDDAFDFGRIAAVNALSDVYAMGGRPLLAVAVLGWPIEKLGPELAQRVVEGGRQACHDAGIPLAGGHSIDAPEPFFGLAVTGEVRKEHIKRNDTARPGDLLFLTKPLGVGILSTAMKRGVLPADQAMVLRDSMVALNSIGSQLGTMEGVHALTDVTGFGLLGHLMEMCDGSGLAAEVHYDQVPVLGQAKDLIATGCYPDGALRNWKSYGSRVAGAATMERMFMLADPETSGGLLISVAQEQAESMENLLRGAGIQRSCIGRMVPQVEGATITIA; from the coding sequence ATGGCTGACAACAAGGAGCCTGTTCGCCTCACGCAGCACAGCCATGGTGCCGGGTGCGGTTGCAAGATCGCCCCTGCACAGTTGGAGCTCATTCTGAAGAGCGCACTGGGGACATTGCCCGAGCCACGATTGCTGGTGGGTTATGGCACACGCGACGATGCCGCGGTGTACGAACTGGGCGACGGCCGATGCATTATCTCAACGACTGACTTCTTCTCCCCCATCGTCGACGATGCGTTCGACTTCGGACGCATTGCGGCAGTGAACGCGCTTAGTGACGTGTACGCCATGGGAGGTCGCCCGCTTCTAGCAGTGGCCGTGCTGGGCTGGCCGATCGAAAAACTCGGGCCCGAACTGGCCCAGCGGGTCGTTGAAGGCGGTCGGCAAGCGTGCCACGATGCCGGGATCCCTTTGGCCGGTGGCCATAGCATCGATGCACCGGAACCGTTTTTCGGCCTGGCAGTGACCGGTGAAGTGCGCAAGGAGCATATCAAACGCAACGACACGGCTCGCCCCGGCGACCTGCTCTTCCTGACGAAACCGCTGGGGGTCGGGATCCTCAGCACAGCGATGAAGCGGGGCGTTCTTCCAGCGGACCAAGCCATGGTGTTGAGGGACTCCATGGTAGCGCTCAATTCCATCGGCAGCCAGCTAGGCACCATGGAAGGCGTGCATGCGCTCACGGATGTCACGGGCTTCGGGTTGCTCGGTCACCTGATGGAAATGTGCGACGGATCCGGACTGGCCGCGGAGGTGCACTATGACCAAGTACCCGTTCTCGGGCAAGCGAAAGACTTGATCGCAACAGGTTGTTATCCTGACGGGGCACTGAGGAACTGGAAGAGCTATGGAAGCCGGGTTGCAGGGGCTGCCACCATGGAGCGGATGTTCATGCTTGCCGACCCTGAAACGAGCGGTGGCCTTCTCATCAGCGTGGCCCAGGAACAGGCGGAAAGCATGGAAAACCTCTTGCGTGGCGCAGGTATTCAGCGCTCCTGCATTGGTCGTATGGTTCCCCAAGTTGAAGGCGCAACGATCACTATTGCCTGA